GCCCACCACGGGGTTCACTTCCTCCTTGAGCATCTGGCCGAGCGACTTGCCCTCGCGGCGCATGGAGGAAAAGAGGATCACCGCGTCATGCACGCCGCCACCCAGCGTGGCGCCGATGAGGATCCAGAGCGTGCCGGGCAGGTAGCCGAACTGGGCGGCCAGCACCGGGCCGACAAGCGGGCCAGGACCGGCGATGGCGGCGAAGTGGTGGCCGAACACGACCCACTTGTTCGTGGGCACGTAGTCCTTGCCGTCCGCCTTGGTCACGGCAGGGGGGGCGCGGCGGTCATCGAGCACCAGCACCTTGGCCATCAGCCAGGCACTGTAGAAGCGGTAACTGACGGCGAACGCGCAGGCACCGGCCACGACGAGCCAGAGGGCGTTGACTTTCTCTCCGGTCTGGAAGGCGGCGATCGCCACGGCGGCGACGCCTAGCAGGGACACGGCGATCCAGATCAGGATCTTGACGAATTTGGGCATGGGAGCGGTTTTTAGTGGGATTCCAAGGCGGCGCAATGCGGAAATATCAGTCCTCAGGCAGCGGCTGGCCTTTCGTTTCCGGGAGGAACGGCAGGACGACCACGCCGAGCAGGAAGATCACGCACATCCAGGAGGCGGCGTCGCGGAAGGCATCGATCTTCGCGGCGGCCTTCAGCGCGGCGAGCGCGGAGTCCGATGCGGAGGCACCGGCGGCTTTCACCGCTTCCGCTTCCGCGGTTTTGGCGAAGGTGGCGATCATCGTGCCCAGCAGCAGCGGACCGAGCGCGGCCAGATAGCGGCCCACGTTGTAGCAGAAGGAAACACCCGTCGCGCGCAGGCGGGTCGGGAACAGCTCCGGAAGATAGATGGAGAATCCGGCGAACACCGTGAGGTGGAAGAAACCCATCAGGGGGGTCATCCACAGGATGTCCCAGCGGCCGTTGATGGTTCCCAGCTTCTGGAAGACGAAGACCGTCACCAGCAGGGAGCCGATGAATGAGATGGCGAAGGCTTTTTTCCGCCCCCAGGCTTCCGTGGCGCGGGTGAAGGCGAGCATCCCGGCGAACGCGCCGACGTTGAACACCAGCAGGTTGATGGACATCCAGGTCTGCTTGCCCTTGCTGATTTCCTGTGCTCCGGCTCCGGCTTCGCGGAGGCTGTTGGTGATGATGTCACCGACCAGATCGCTCGAGAAAACCCCGATGCCCCACAGGCCGACGACACCGGCACAGGAGAGGGTCATGCCCAGCAGCGCATGCTTGCGCCAGGTCGGGTGGCCGAAGAGGTCCTTGTAGGAACCGGCCTTTTTGCCCTGCGCGGTTGCCCGCTCGCGGGCCTCCAGCCATGCCGGCGGCTCTTTCATCCGCATCTGGATCACGGCGACCAGGAAGGCGGGCAGCGCGCCGATCACGAACAGCCATTTCCAATAGGTCGGGCTGTCACCGAAGTGGGTGAGGGCGATGGTGAGGCCGATGAGGCCCGCGCTCACGTTACCCACCGCTGAGAAGGACTGGAGCACTCCGAGCGCCCGCGGACGGACTTCACCGGGAACGGTATCCGCGACCAGAGCCACGGCCAGACCGAACACCCCGCCGACACCCAGACCGGTGATGAAACGGTAGATGCAGAAGTCGATGAAATGGACCGAAAGCGCCGAAAGTCCCGTCGCGATCGAGTAGAGCAACACGCAGGTGGAGAGCATCTTGGCCCTGCCGAACCGGTCACCGAGCGAACCGAAGATCATCCCGCCCGTGGCCCAGCCGAGGATGAAGATGGAGGTGGCGAGCGTTCCCGCCGTGGTGGTGATGAATCCCAGCTCGATGGTTTGGTTCTGGCCCAGCAGCGAGGTCATCGCGGGGCTGCGCGCCAGGTTGAAAAGCTGTTGGTCAAGGCAGTCGAAAAGCCACGCCAGGGTGGCTACGACGAACACGAGACGCTGATAGGGGCCGAGCTTGCCCCACCAGCTTTTGCCGGTGGGTACGGAGGGATGGGAAGGGTAGGGCTGTGACATCGTTCGGGGCTTCGTTTCAGGACTCCAGAGTGCCGGAGAGGTTCCGGCAAGTCCGAAAGAACGCCCATTCGGGGTGGTAGCTTTCGGGCGGGGGTGTAAAACCAAGGAAAAATTCAAATTGAAATGAACCCGTTCCGGGCCGACAATCGACGTCTTCAATGAGCTCAGTCCTGTTTGAGATCGTCCTGATCTTCGTCCTCCTCCTCGCAAACGGCGTGTTCGCCATGACGGAAATCGCGATCGTTTCCTCCCGCCGGGGAAAACTCCAGGCCATGGCGGAAGGCGGGAACAAGGGCGCGGCGAAGGCGCTGGAGCTGGCGGATACCCCGGAGCGCTTCCTTTCCACCGTCCAGATCGGCATCACCCTGATCGGCATCCTCGCCAGCATATTCGGGGGTGCCCGCATCGCGGACAAGCTCGCGGTCAGCATGGAGGGCATCCCCTGGCTCGGCCAGTTCGCGGACAACACGGCTTTCATCATTGTCATCGGCGCCCTGACCTATTTTTCACTCGTCATCGGGGAACTGGTGCCGAAGCGGCTGGCCATGCAGTATCCGGAGTCCATCGCCAGCGTCATGGCCAGGCCGATGGCGTTCATATCGAGGATCACCGCGATTTTCGTGTATTTCCTTTCCGGCTCCACGACTTTCATTCTCAGATTGTTGGGTCTGGGGTCGGCAACCGCCGAGGGAATGTCCAAAGATGAGTTCCGCGTGCTGATCCGCGAGGGCGTCATCGCTGGCACCATCGAGCAGGGCGAGTCCACCATGATGGAGGGCGTGCTGGCATTCGAGAAACTGGACGTCTATGACCTCATGATCCCGCGTCCGAAGGTGGTCTGGATCGATGTGGAGTCCAAACATGAGGACACCTGGCCGGTCATCGTCCGCAGTTCCCAGAGCTTTTTCCCCGTCTATCAGAAGGACCGGGACAACCTGGTGGGGGTGATTTCGATCAAGGATTGCTACGCCCAGCTTGCCGCCGGGGTGCCCATTTCCTTTCGCCACCTCATGCGCCCGCCGCTCTTGGTTCCGGAAGTGCAGAAAGCCAGCGCCACGCTGGAAACCTTCCGCGCCACCGGGGACCACGTCGCCTTCGTGGTGGATGAGTTCGGCGGTGTCATCGGCATGGTGACCCTCATCGACCTGATGGAGTCCATCGTCGGTGACGTGCCATCGGTGGAGGAGAGGCGGACGTTGTCGATCCAGCAACGGACCGACGGAAGCTGGCTCATCGACGGGCTTTTCGAGATCGAGAAACTCGGCCGCCACCTCGCCGGTTTCACCCATCCGGTGGAGGCCGGGGACGAATACCAGACCGTCGCCGGATTCTTCGGCGCGAAGCTGGCGCGGGTCCCCGTCGAAGGCGACATCATCCGCGACAGCGGCTGGATCTTCGAGATCGTGGACATGGACGGCATCCGCGTCGACAAGGTGATCGCCAGTGTCGATCCGGACGCGGTGAAGGAGGAGGAAGTGGAAAATGTGGAAGAGATTACAGTGGCGGGGAACTGAACCTGAGGGCAGCGTTCCGCAATGATTTGGGCCTGGTTGATCTTCCTCGGTTTCGTGTTACTCATGCTCGCGCTGGACCTCGGCGTGTTCCATCGCAAGTCCCACGTGGTGGGGATGAAGGAAGCCCTCAGTTGGTCCGCGGTGTGGATCACCCTCGGCCTCGCGTTCTCCGTGGCGGTGTATTTCGCCTATGAGAACCATTGGTTCGATCTGGGGAACACCCGCGACGCGGTGGACGGGGTGGTGAACAACGGCCGGTTGGCCGCCACCAAGTACCTCACCGGGTATGTGGTGGAGAAGTCCCTCAGCGTGGACAACATCTTCGTCATCGCCATGGTTTTCGGCTCGCTGGCGGTCCCCGCCCAGTACCAGCACCGGGTGTTGTTCTGGGGTATCCTCGGCGCGCTGGTGATGCGCGGCGCCATGATCGGCATCGGCGCGGCCCTCGTGCAGAATTTCCACTGGATCCTGTATGTCTTCGGTGTGTTCCTGATCATCACCGGACTGAAGATGCTCTTCATGAAGGAGAAGGAGGAGCACCCGGAGAACAACGCGCTGGTCCGCTTCCTCAAGAAACGCTTCCCCATCACCCGGGATTTCCACGGCCAGCACTTCCTCGTGAAGGCGGGCGCACCCACCTCCCAGGAGCCGGAGACCCCCGGTGCGGTGGTCGTTCCGGATCCCGTCGTGCAGGCGGCTCCCGCCGGAAAATGGCTGCTCACCCCGCTCGCGGTGGCGCTCATCCTGGTGGAGTTCACGGACGTCATCTTCGCGGTGGACTCCATCCCCGCCATCTTCGCCATCACGGCGGATCCCTTCCTGGTCTTCACCAGCAACGTCTTCGCCATCCTCGGCCTGCGTTCGCTCTACTTCGCCCTGGCGGGGATGATCGCGAAGTTCCGCTACCTCAAGCCCGCCCTCTCCCTCATCCTGCTGGTGGTCGGTGTGAAGATGCTCACCGCCAAGTACCTCAAGGCCTGGCTCGGGGAGTCCTTCAACTTCGTGGTGCTTGGCGTCATCCTCGCCCTCCTGGTGGCGGGTGTGGTCACCTCGCTCGTTGTGGGTGCGGAGGACGATGAAAAGAAAGGCGCTTGATCCGGGTGGTTGCCCCGTTTTCTCCACGCCAGCGTGGTCCGTTTTTCATGCGCTCGCGGGGGAGATTGACCGGACGTCCCGGCTCATCTAACACATGAGCCATGCGTCCTTTCTCTCTCATTGTGGTGGCGGCCTTGTGCCTGGGTTCCGTCGGTTGCCTGACCTCCGCTTCCAGCTCGGAGGCCGGTGATCAGGCGGTGCTGGACCGCTATGCGGAGGGCTTCGGAAGCCGCACGAAGGCGTTCCAGCCGAAGGGCTTCCGCTGGCCGAATGGCAAGGGCTACAGCACGGACGAGAAGGTGGTGGAAATCAGCCGTGTCGATTCCCGCACCAGCAGCTTCGGAAAACGTGAGATCAAGGCGCGTTTGACCATCGAAACCTCTCGCTGGGTGGAAGTGGACGGAAAAAGGCAGGGAAGCCCGAAGGTCAGCAAAAGGACCGAGGAGCGCTGGCTGCCCGCGGAGTGATGGTCATGGGGTGACTCCCTTTCAGACCTCCTCGAGCGCGGCGACCAGCGCTTGGAATACCTCCGGCTCCAGCGCGCGGTTCGGAGAGCCTTTCAGGCAGGAGTTGAACCACTTCGCCAGGACATCCCGGCGCTCGCGCGGGAAATGCCGTGTGAAGCCCTCCCCGGTGCCTTCCAGCACTTCCACATCCCGGCGCCCATGCGCACGGGCGAGCATCTGCCGGTAGCGGCTGAGGATGCCGTCCAACAGCACCCAGGGGAAATTCGGGTTCTTCGGCGGACCCATCGAGAGAGTCTTGCCTTCCCCGGCACCCAGCTTGATGCCGCCGGTCAGATCGATCCGCAGGTCCGGCAGGCTGCCGCCCTTGAACCACGCGGCGGCCCCTCCCAGCAGTCCGCCGAGGACGGTTCCCGCACCATGGGTCAGTCCGCCCGTCGCGGCATCCACCGCCAGACCTCCCGCCGCGCCGGTCAGGGCGGAGACGAGCGCCAGTTGGCCGCGCTTCAGGCCCCACTTCGTCCATGTTTCATCGCTTTCCAGGTCGATGCCATGGAAGGCATCGATGTTCGTGTCCGCCTTCAGCAGGTGATGGCGGTGGATCTTCAGCAGCGCGGCGAAGCAGTCCTTCTCGAGCGCGGACAGCTTTTCGAAGTACTGCTTTCCCAGCAGCTCCGCCTTCCGTTCCCGCCGGGATGGCAGGGTCAGGTCCCTCTCCTCCAGCGTCGCCTCCACCCGCAGGGAGAGTGCTTCCTCGAAGAAGCCGATGATGATCTCCGCGGATTCCTCCCGCCTCCGCTCCCACTCATCCTCCACCAGGCGGATGGTCTCCTCCAGTTTCCCCCGGTGGCGTTCCTCGATCTCCAGCAGGGACTTGAGAAGCCTCAGCCGTTCCTCGTAGCGGGCTTGGTGGGCGTCGAAGCTGCGGACGAGATTGAAGGTCCCGCCCAGGCTGGTCCGCCAGGCTTCCTCATCTGGTCCGGTGGCATCGGCACGCCGGTTCAGCAGCGCCAGCCGCGGCCGGCCGGTCCAGCGCAGGATCTCCATTTCCGCCAGGAAGTCATCCCGCAGCGGCTTCGCCGGATCGACCACATAGAGAACGCCCGCGCCTTCCAGCAGCGGCTCCAGCAGGCGCTTCTCGTCCCCGAAATCCTCGCCCGCCTCCGCCACGAAGCGGCGCAGCGTTTCCAGGTTCGGCGTGCCCTCCCCATGCAGGGAACGGATGACCCGCAGCGCCTCCACCGGCCGGGAGAAGCCCGGGGTGTCGATGAAACGGATGCACTCCCGGCCTCCGAAGATCACCCGGTGGGGCTGGCAACGCGTCGTTTCACCCGGGGTTGCGCTCACCCGGACCACGTCCTGGTCATCGATTTCCAGCAACGTGGCGATCACGGCGGACTTGCCCATGTTCACCCGCCCGACCACCGCGAACGCGGGGACGTCAGAGGTCACCAGGCCGTTCATGGCACCACCGTGATGGATTCCCTCCCGAAAATCTGGATCTTCGGGCGTTTGCCGAATTTGCCCGCTCCCACGCCGACCTTGCCGCGGATGCGGATCGTTTTGCCCACCAGTTTCGTAAGTTCATCAAAATCCAGCGGGCCGGTGGCATCCCTTGACATGACGAAGCCGCAGGCATCGTTGCGCTCGGTCATCTCGAACTGGAGGAAAATCTGCGTCTTGTCCGGATTGCGGGACACGCCTGTCAGCTTGCCCTCCAAGGTCACGTTCTGGTTGAGCTTTTTCAGCACCTCGTCGGAATCCTTCACCTGATACACGGTTCCGGAAGATGAATCTGCCGCGGGTGGGGTGGATGTGGGAGCCGGTTCCGCCGCCGCTGCGGCAGGAGCTTCTTTCTCTTCCTCTTCGTCGTACTGCGACGGCAACGGCGGGGCGTAGTCGAGCGCGGATTTGCGGACGGGTGGCTGGGCTGCCGCGGCGCGGGCCTGGAAGAACTTCTTGAATGGGACTTCGCCGGTTTTCGCGATCCATCCGCCGATGCCCAGGGCGATGAGGAGGCCGGTCACGCCCAGGATTGCCGGGGTCTTGGAAGCCTTTGCTTTTTGGATCGGGACCATCTGCACCTGGACGGTGGCGGCGCGCGGCACCATCGGACGGGTCGATTGCCGGACGAGGCGGGAAGTGGGAGGTGGTGGCGGAGCGCCCGTCGCGGCCGCCAGATTCTCACGCGTCTCCGCGAGGGTGGCCTGGAAGGCATGCTGTTTCAGCCATTTCAGCCACAGGGCGAGGCCGTTGCCCGTCTGGTCGTTCACCAGCTTGTTCTTCCACCCCATCAGGTCCTCGGTGAGCTGGATGAGGGGCTTCAGGCTGCGGCGTTCCTCATCGGACCCCAGCCATTTGAACGGGGAGATGCCGAAGGTGGTCCCGCGCTTTGCGTCATCCGGGGCTTCGATGATGGACGCGGGATCCGTTTCCACCCACACCGCCTGCTCCGCGAGCAACTCGGAAATCACCTCTGAAACCTCCAGGGCGCCCATGAGGATGTCGATGGCGCGGCGGGTCTGCAGCGGACCGCCGGCGAGTTGCTGTGAGATGGGGGTGCCTTCCACCCATTCGCTGACGATGAACGGCACGCCGTCCACCGGATCACAGCCGCCTGCGATGACACCCCGCAGGGCCGGGTGGATGGCGCAGGTGAACCGCTGCACCGCGATGTCGAAGGCGGTCCGCTCCTCTTCCTGCAAGCCTCCTTCACCCATCCCGCGCGGAAAAAAGCGGCGGACGGTCACATCGGTGCCAGCCTCCAGGTCCTTGGCGCGGAAAATCACGCCGGACGAATCCTGTGAGATGAGTTCCTCGATGTGGAAGCGGGCTGCCAAGGGAGATGAAATTACTGTTTTTCGCGGCCAAGCCAAGCGATCTTTGAGCCTCCTGCCAATCAGCGTGGAGGCACCGGCGCGAACTGGAGCTTACGGAAAAGGGACGGTTGGTGGAAATCCGGCTCCCCGCCCCCCAGGTCCGCCACGCTCATATACCGGGGTTCCGGATGGCCGAGGATGAAAGTCACATTGCCAACGGATTGCGGCCCGAAGTCGATCCGGGCGCGGAGCAGGTCCAGCGGGATGGAAAGCGCGGCCACCCATCCCCCGTCGGGAGCCAGTTCGGAGAACGCGGCGACCTCCGGCATGACGATGTCAGCCTCTTCCTCCCGGATTCTCGGCCCCTTGAACTCGCAGCTCCACCAGGCGGCGTTGGGGGAGAGGTTGAACTCGAAGTAGCGGTCCCCAGCCGGCGTCGCCAGGAACAGCTCCGCCACATCGTGCTGCCAGAGACCGGGCATGAACTTTCCGGGGCGCGACTGGGAGTGGAGAGAGGCCGGCTTCCGGTGCGTGGCGATGAACCACAGCCGCCGTCCGTCCATGGCCAGGGAGAACCCCGCCGGATCCTCCAACGGAACTCCATGCCAATCCTTTGTCAGACCCAGCAGCGGGACATCGAGGGAGCCCCAAGCGAGAGGGGTTTTGCTTTCGAAAACGGTCACATTCCGTGTCTGTCCTGCCGCGCCCGCCGTGTCCAGACCGGGGGTCTTAAAAAAATCTCGCACATCTTGGAAAATCATGGTCATCCGGTCCCGTAAATGCTACTGCGTCCCCGACCCCCAGAAGCATCGATCATGGCCCGCAAAGGATCAGGTTTTTACAATACCATCGAGTACATCGGTCCCCGTCCGCAGAAGCCCAAACGGCCGAACATTTTCGGCGGCTGGGTCATTCTGGTGATCGCGGGCGGCATCGCCTTCTGGTTCGGCAAGCCTCTCGTCCAGTCCCTCCAGGCGGCGCAGAACGGGACCACCCAGGAAGACACGAACTCCGTCATCGCGCGCCTGAGTGAATCCTCCTCGCCGGGCGACCGTCTCGCCGAAGTGGCCATCTCGCATTCCCGGGAGTCCGTTTCCTTCGATGCTTCCTACTACAAGATCGATTTCCCCGGCGGTGACGTGCCGGCCAACAAGGGCAAGGCGGAGGACGTGATCGTCCGCTGCTACCGCCGCCTGGGAGTGGACCTGCAGGCGCTGGTCAACCAGGACATGACCGCCAACTTCCAGGACTATCCGCCGCTTTTCGCAGCGACCGCCCCGGACCCGAACATCGACCACCGCCGGGCCGCGAACCTCCACCGCTTCTTCAGCCGCCATGGCGAAAAGCTGGAGAACACCCGGAATCCGGCGGATTACCGTCCCGGTGACATCGTCGTCTGGTCCCTTGCCAACGGCAAGACCCACATTGGCATCGTCGTCCCGAACCCTACCGGCAAGGCGAATGATCCATGGGTTGTCCATAACAACGGCGCTGGCGTGAAGTGGGAGAGCGGCCTGTTCGACTCCACCATCACCGGTCATTTCCGCTACTCCCCGAAGAGCCGTGACACCGCGTCAGCCCTCCCGCAAAAGGACGCGGACGCTCCGGAAATCGAAAGCTTCTGATGGTTTTTCCTGGAAGACGGGTTTTTCCTGGAAGACGCGGGGAAATCCCCGGCGGACTTCGCTTGCGAACAGGCCGCAGCCGCGCATGGTAGTGGTCGATGACCGCCCGTTCCCTGCTCATGTTCCCGTTTCTCGCGGCGCTTTCCCATGCCGCTCCCGTGAAATCCGGCCACGCCACCGCGGAGTGGATCACTGCTGCGACCACCATCGAAGGTGGGAAACCCATCCAGACCGGCATCCGCATGGTGATCGAGGAGGGTTGGCACAGCTATTGGACCAACCCGGGGGAGTCCGGCATGAAGCTGAAAGTGGCCTGGGATCTCCCCGAGGGATGGACCGCGGGCGAGGTGGGGTATCCGGCCCCGAAAAAATTCCTCACCGGTGAGCTGCCGGGCTATGGATACGAGAGGGAGGTGATCTTCCCCGTGACGCTCACTCCGCCTGCGGGAGCCTCCGGCTCCGTCCAGCTCGGCGCGAAGGTGTCGTGGCTCACCTGCAATGACGCTTCCTGCATCCCGGGCAAGGCGGAACTGAAGCTTTCACCTGCCGCTGGATCCGCGGAACATGCCGCTGCCATCGACAAGGCGCGTGCCCTGGTCCCAAAACCACTGGAAGGCCTGAAGCTGGAAGTTTCCGAAACGGCGGACGCCGTCGGCCTCACCCTGGAGACGCCGGAGGGATTCGATGCCGCGGGCTGGGAGGTTTTTCCCGCGACCGAGATGGCCTTGGATCATTACAAAGCCGTCGAATTCCGGAAGGACGCCGCCAAATGGACTGCCAAAGCGGGGAAAAACACCTATGCCGACGGGCCGCTCAAGGAACTGGTTTTGGTCCTGGTGAAGAAGGGCGAATCTCCCCTGGAAGTGGCTTGGAAGGCAAAATGATCACTTTTATGGAATAAAAACCATTGGACAAACGTCCCAACCTCGCCTCGGTTACGGGGCATTTTAAACGCCAAACCTAAATCATAACCCCATGAAACTACTCGCATACGCCACCCTCGCCGGAGCCTTCGCGCTCGCCTCCGTGACCGCCAAAGAGGTCGGAAAAGCAGCGCCTGAGTTCTCCGTCCAGGACACCGCTGGCAAGGAAGTCTCCCTCGCTGACCATAAGGGAAAAACCATCGTCCTCGAGTGGGTGAACTTCGGCTGCCCGTTCGTGAAAAAGCACTACGGCAGCGGCAACATGCAGAAACTGCAGGAAACCTACACCGCCAAGGAAGTGGTCTGGCTGACCGTCAGCTCCGCCAACAAGGACAAGGCGGACGTTTTCGTTGAAGGCTCCAAGCTCGCCGAAGCCGCCAAGGACCAGGGCAGCAAGGCCACCGCGATCCTCGTTGATGGCGATGGCAAGCTCGGCAAGAGCTACGGCGCGGAAGTCACCCCGCACATGATGATCATCGACAAGGAAGGCAAGCTCGCCTACCGCGGTGAGATCGACTCCCTCCACACCACCGAGCAGTCCGATGTCGCCAAGGCCGACAAGACCTTCGCCAACGCGCTCGACAATGTGCTCGCCGGCAAGCCGGTCGAGAACGCCAACAACAAGCCATACGGCTGCGGTGTGAAATACTGATTTCCGGTTCCCGCTTTGTTCCGGATGCCCTTCCACCCTCCGGGTGGAGGGGTTTCTTCGTTTTGGATTCCCCCCATGCGGTTCCGCTTGGATTCCAGCGGAGAAGCCGTCAGTTTTCCGTCCATGAACGGCTGGCACCGGAGACACGCATGGAGAGCTTTGTTTCTGGCGGTTTGTTGCCTGCTGCCTTCCTGCGGCTTGATCAAGATGCCATTCCGGGTGGCCGGGGCCGTGGTGGAGGGAACCTACGTCGGCGGGAAGAAAGTCGCCAAGAACACCTCGGATGCCTTGGAAAAGCGGAAACTCCGCAAGCAGAAGGAAGAGGAGGAGGCCGCGAAGAAGGATGCGAGGGGCAAAACCCCGCAGCAGAAGACCGCGGAGCCGCAGGCAGCGCCGCCGTCCGCGGATTCCCTCCCGGTCGATCAATCGCCCGCCATCCCCGTGGATGACACCATCCCCATCCCGGTGGAGCCGCTTGCCCTGCCGCAGTAGCCGCAGCAGCGCAGTCTTCTTTCCGCCAGGATGATCAGGCGGGTGCCTTGTCCAGCTCGAAGGCGTCGTGGACGGCGCGGGCGGCGTCCTCGATGTGGATCTCATCCACCGTCACGGCGATCTTGATTTCCGAGGTGGAGATCATGCCGATGTTGATGTTCTTGTCGCCCAGCGCCTTGAACATGGTGGCCGCGACTCCGGAGTGGGAGCGCATGCCGATGCCGACGGCGGAAAGCTTGGCGATGCCGGCCTCGGTCTCGATCTTCGCGTCCGGGGAAAGCTCCGCCAGCACCGGCTTCAGCGCGGCCTGGGCCTTGCCGAGGTCGCTGGAATGCATGGTGAACGAGTGGCGGGCCGCTCCGTCGTGGGCGATGTTGGACACGATCATGTCCAGGTTGATCTCGGCTTCGGCGAGCGCGCCGAGGATCTTGCCGGACATGCCGGGGGCATCTGGGATGCCGGCGATGGTGACGCGGGCCTGAGAGCGTTCGATGGAGATACCACGGATGACGACGTCTTCCATATTTGCGTGTTCTTCTAGCACCAGGGTGCCGGGGTTATCGTTGAGAGAGGAGCGGACTTCGAAAATGACGCCGAATTTCTTCGCGAACTCGACGGAGCGGGACTGCATGACCTTGGAGCCGGAGGACGCCATTTCCAGCATCTCGTCATAGGAAATTTCCGGCAGCTTGCGGGCGTTTTTGACGATCCGCGGGTCGCAGGTATAGACGCCATCCACATCCGTGAGGATCTGGCAGACGTCCGCTTTCAGCGCGGCGGCCACGGCGATGGCGGTCAGGTCGGACCCACCACGGCCCAGCGTGTGGATCATGCCTTCCTTGGTCACGCCTTGGAAACCGGCGACGACGAGGGTCTTGCCCTCGTCGAGCAGGCCCTTCATCAGGGAGCCGTTGATGTCGGCGATGCGGCCACGGGTGTGGGAACCGGTGGTCTGGATGCCCGCCTGGCGGCCGGTGATGGAGGCCGCAGGCACGCCGAGATCGTGCAATGCCATGGTCACCAGGGCGATGGATTGCTGCTCCCCGGTGGAAACGAGGACGTCCAGTTCGCGCTCGGAAGGATTCTCCGAGAGTTCCTTCGCCATCTTGATGAGGCCGTCGGTCACGCCGGACATCGCGGAAACGACGGCAACCACCTGGTTGCCCTCGTCGCGGGTGCGTTTCAGGCGCGAGGCGACATTTCGGATGCGATCAAGGCTACCGACGGAGGTTCCGCCGTATTTCTGGACGATGAGGGCCATGGGCGGCGGGGAGTCAAAGCGGCGCGGCGGGGAGTTTCAAGCCAAGATTGGTGGAGCGATCAATGGGGTGGCTCCGGTCGGGCATCCGCAGCGGCCAGTTCCCAGATTCCCGGGTCGAATCCGACGTGCCTCAGTTGCCCGGCGGATCATAGCCCGGCGCGAAAACCA
The nucleotide sequence above comes from Akkermansiaceae bacterium. Encoded proteins:
- a CDS encoding MFS transporter, encoding MSQPYPSHPSVPTGKSWWGKLGPYQRLVFVVATLAWLFDCLDQQLFNLARSPAMTSLLGQNQTIELGFITTTAGTLATSIFILGWATGGMIFGSLGDRFGRAKMLSTCVLLYSIATGLSALSVHFIDFCIYRFITGLGVGGVFGLAVALVADTVPGEVRPRALGVLQSFSAVGNVSAGLIGLTIALTHFGDSPTYWKWLFVIGALPAFLVAVIQMRMKEPPAWLEARERATAQGKKAGSYKDLFGHPTWRKHALLGMTLSCAGVVGLWGIGVFSSDLVGDIITNSLREAGAGAQEISKGKQTWMSINLLVFNVGAFAGMLAFTRATEAWGRKKAFAISFIGSLLVTVFVFQKLGTINGRWDILWMTPLMGFFHLTVFAGFSIYLPELFPTRLRATGVSFCYNVGRYLAALGPLLLGTMIATFAKTAEAEAVKAAGASASDSALAALKAAAKIDAFRDAASWMCVIFLLGVVVLPFLPETKGQPLPED
- a CDS encoding HlyC/CorC family transporter — translated: MSSVLFEIVLIFVLLLANGVFAMTEIAIVSSRRGKLQAMAEGGNKGAAKALELADTPERFLSTVQIGITLIGILASIFGGARIADKLAVSMEGIPWLGQFADNTAFIIVIGALTYFSLVIGELVPKRLAMQYPESIASVMARPMAFISRITAIFVYFLSGSTTFILRLLGLGSATAEGMSKDEFRVLIREGVIAGTIEQGESTMMEGVLAFEKLDVYDLMIPRPKVVWIDVESKHEDTWPVIVRSSQSFFPVYQKDRDNLVGVISIKDCYAQLAAGVPISFRHLMRPPLLVPEVQKASATLETFRATGDHVAFVVDEFGGVIGMVTLIDLMESIVGDVPSVEERRTLSIQQRTDGSWLIDGLFEIEKLGRHLAGFTHPVEAGDEYQTVAGFFGAKLARVPVEGDIIRDSGWIFEIVDMDGIRVDKVIASVDPDAVKEEEVENVEEITVAGN
- a CDS encoding TerC family protein, which produces MIWAWLIFLGFVLLMLALDLGVFHRKSHVVGMKEALSWSAVWITLGLAFSVAVYFAYENHWFDLGNTRDAVDGVVNNGRLAATKYLTGYVVEKSLSVDNIFVIAMVFGSLAVPAQYQHRVLFWGILGALVMRGAMIGIGAALVQNFHWILYVFGVFLIITGLKMLFMKEKEEHPENNALVRFLKKRFPITRDFHGQHFLVKAGAPTSQEPETPGAVVVPDPVVQAAPAGKWLLTPLAVALILVEFTDVIFAVDSIPAIFAITADPFLVFTSNVFAILGLRSLYFALAGMIAKFRYLKPALSLILLVVGVKMLTAKYLKAWLGESFNFVVLGVILALLVAGVVTSLVVGAEDDEKKGA
- a CDS encoding GTPase/DUF3482 domain-containing protein; protein product: MNGLVTSDVPAFAVVGRVNMGKSAVIATLLEIDDQDVVRVSATPGETTRCQPHRVIFGGRECIRFIDTPGFSRPVEALRVIRSLHGEGTPNLETLRRFVAEAGEDFGDEKRLLEPLLEGAGVLYVVDPAKPLRDDFLAEMEILRWTGRPRLALLNRRADATGPDEEAWRTSLGGTFNLVRSFDAHQARYEERLRLLKSLLEIEERHRGKLEETIRLVEDEWERRREESAEIIIGFFEEALSLRVEATLEERDLTLPSRRERKAELLGKQYFEKLSALEKDCFAALLKIHRHHLLKADTNIDAFHGIDLESDETWTKWGLKRGQLALVSALTGAAGGLAVDAATGGLTHGAGTVLGGLLGGAAAWFKGGSLPDLRIDLTGGIKLGAGEGKTLSMGPPKNPNFPWVLLDGILSRYRQMLARAHGRRDVEVLEGTGEGFTRHFPRERRDVLAKWFNSCLKGSPNRALEPEVFQALVAALEEV
- a CDS encoding DUF1287 domain-containing protein, translating into MARKGSGFYNTIEYIGPRPQKPKRPNIFGGWVILVIAGGIAFWFGKPLVQSLQAAQNGTTQEDTNSVIARLSESSSPGDRLAEVAISHSRESVSFDASYYKIDFPGGDVPANKGKAEDVIVRCYRRLGVDLQALVNQDMTANFQDYPPLFAATAPDPNIDHRRAANLHRFFSRHGEKLENTRNPADYRPGDIVVWSLANGKTHIGIVVPNPTGKANDPWVVHNNGAGVKWESGLFDSTITGHFRYSPKSRDTASALPQKDADAPEIESF
- a CDS encoding redoxin domain-containing protein, whose translation is MKLLAYATLAGAFALASVTAKEVGKAAPEFSVQDTAGKEVSLADHKGKTIVLEWVNFGCPFVKKHYGSGNMQKLQETYTAKEVVWLTVSSANKDKADVFVEGSKLAEAAKDQGSKATAILVDGDGKLGKSYGAEVTPHMMIIDKEGKLAYRGEIDSLHTTEQSDVAKADKTFANALDNVLAGKPVENANNKPYGCGVKY
- a CDS encoding aspartate kinase produces the protein MALIVQKYGGTSVGSLDRIRNVASRLKRTRDEGNQVVAVVSAMSGVTDGLIKMAKELSENPSERELDVLVSTGEQQSIALVTMALHDLGVPAASITGRQAGIQTTGSHTRGRIADINGSLMKGLLDEGKTLVVAGFQGVTKEGMIHTLGRGGSDLTAIAVAAALKADVCQILTDVDGVYTCDPRIVKNARKLPEISYDEMLEMASSGSKVMQSRSVEFAKKFGVIFEVRSSLNDNPGTLVLEEHANMEDVVIRGISIERSQARVTIAGIPDAPGMSGKILGALAEAEINLDMIVSNIAHDGAARHSFTMHSSDLGKAQAALKPVLAELSPDAKIETEAGIAKLSAVGIGMRSHSGVAATMFKALGDKNINIGMISTSEIKIAVTVDEIHIEDAARAVHDAFELDKAPA